One genomic region from Cyanobacteria bacterium GSL.Bin1 encodes:
- a CDS encoding addiction module toxin, HicA family, whose amino-acid sequence MSDIPVLKLQEVVRILENLGFVEVRQKGSHKQFRHEDGRGTTVPFHKGRDISPRLLRQIASDIELTVEELLESR is encoded by the coding sequence ATGAGTGACATTCCCGTTCTGAAGCTGCAAGAGGTTGTACGTATTCTAGAAAATTTAGGTTTTGTAGAGGTTCGTCAAAAAGGTTCACACAAGCAGTTTCGGCATGAAGATGGTCGAGGCACAACTGTTCCCTTTCATAAAGGACGTGATATTTCTCCCAGGCTTCTACGGCAAATTGCAAGCGACATCGAATTGACTGTTGAAGAATTGCTAGAGTCGCGGTGA
- a CDS encoding Uma2 family endonuclease gives MLQTSSKTLTLTEFLQLPETKPASEYIDGQIIQKPMPQGKHSIIQGELVSAINGIVKSKRIARAFPELRCTFGGRSTVPDIAVFLWSRIPRDQNGAVANTFPVAPDWTIEILSPDQSQTKVTKNILHCLKYETQMGWLIDPDEQTVFVYRQNHKPEVLDEPDQVVPIPSFANEFQLTIKDLFAWLLE, from the coding sequence ATGTTACAAACATCATCTAAAACACTGACCTTGACCGAGTTTTTGCAATTACCAGAAACGAAGCCGGCGAGCGAATATATTGATGGTCAAATTATTCAGAAACCAATGCCTCAAGGTAAACACAGTATTATCCAAGGAGAACTCGTATCTGCTATCAATGGTATAGTTAAGTCTAAGCGTATCGCTCGTGCGTTTCCTGAGCTACGTTGTACCTTTGGTGGCCGTTCAACTGTTCCTGATATTGCAGTCTTTCTTTGGAGCCGCATTCCCCGCGATCAGAATGGGGCAGTAGCTAATACATTTCCTGTTGCGCCAGATTGGACAATTGAAATTCTATCTCCTGATCAAAGCCAGACAAAAGTAACAAAGAATATCCTTCATTGCCTGAAATATGAAACCCAAATGGGGTGGTTAATCGATCCAGATGAACAAACTGTGTTTGTCTATCGTCAAAATCACAAACCTGAAGTATTGGACGAGCCAGATCAAGTTGTTCCAATACCATCATTTGCAAACGAGTTTCAGCTTACAATCAAAGATTTGTTCGCTTGGCTATTGGAGTGA
- a CDS encoding DUF29 family protein, whose product MVAQSQQAQKQLYETDYHLWVLETVKKLQNHELEAIDWENLIEEISDLARRDKKKLKSLLKNLIEHLLKLKYWQAEKARNQGHWQAEITNFRQLIRDELEESPSLQPYLYEIYPQCYAEARKIASQRSQLSLNTFPESAIAPLDQVLDENWLP is encoded by the coding sequence ATGGTTGCACAATCTCAACAAGCACAAAAACAACTCTATGAAACGGATTACCATCTCTGGGTGTTGGAAACGGTGAAAAAACTCCAAAATCATGAATTGGAAGCGATTGATTGGGAGAATTTAATTGAGGAAATATCAGATTTGGCTCGGCGTGATAAGAAGAAGTTGAAAAGCCTGCTTAAAAATTTAATTGAACATTTACTTAAACTTAAATATTGGCAAGCTGAGAAAGCGAGAAATCAGGGACATTGGCAAGCTGAAATTACAAACTTTCGTCAACTCATTCGAGATGAATTGGAAGAGAGTCCCAGTTTGCAACCTTATCTGTACGAAATTTATCCTCAATGTTACGCCGAAGCCCGAAAAATTGCGTCTCAACGCTCTCAGCTTTCGCTCAATACCTTCCCTGAAAGCGCGATCGCGCCCCTCGATCAAGTCTTGGATGAAAACTGGTTACCTTAA
- a CDS encoding Uma2 family endonuclease has protein sequence MSSSSTLFQNLPILENGDRVTREEFERRYHRMPNVKKAELIEGVVYVASPLRYRQHGLPHSQIMIWLGNYAISTPRLETADNTTVRLDFDNEPQPDALLRLDESVGGNSRISEDDYLEGAPELIMEVASSSASYDLHDKLKVYRRNGVREYLVWLVEDQEFRWYIWAEGTYQQLSPDESGILKSPFFPGLWLDVSALLAGEMQQVLSALNSGISSSEHKTFVEQLSKTQ, from the coding sequence ATGAGTTCCTCTTCAACTCTCTTTCAAAACCTCCCGATTTTAGAAAACGGCGATCGCGTCACCCGTGAGGAATTTGAGCGTCGGTATCACCGAATGCCCAATGTGAAAAAAGCGGAATTAATTGAAGGAGTGGTTTACGTGGCATCCCCCTTAAGATATCGACAGCATGGCTTACCCCACAGTCAAATCATGATTTGGTTGGGCAATTACGCAATATCCACCCCAAGATTAGAAACCGCAGATAATACAACAGTCAGATTAGACTTTGATAATGAACCGCAACCCGATGCCCTGTTGCGTTTGGATGAATCAGTGGGGGGAAACTCTCGGATTAGTGAAGATGATTACCTTGAGGGAGCACCAGAATTAATTATGGAAGTTGCCAGCAGTAGCGCCTCCTATGATTTACACGATAAGTTAAAGGTTTACCGTCGCAATGGAGTACGGGAATATTTGGTTTGGTTGGTCGAGGATCAGGAGTTTCGGTGGTATATTTGGGCAGAAGGAACCTATCAGCAATTATCCCCAGATGAATCAGGAATTTTGAAAAGTCCCTTTTTTCCTGGATTATGGTTGGATGTATCGGCGCTGTTGGCGGGAGAGATGCAACAGGTGCTATCCGCGCTCAACTCAGGAATTAGTTCCTCAGAGCATAAAACATTTGTTGAGCAATTGAGTAAAACTCAATAA
- a CDS encoding type II toxin-antitoxin system HicB family antitoxin, which produces MRTFTAIVERDSDTNLYVGYVPGFVGAHSQGETLDELHENLGEVIEMLLEDEEIVFKTEFVGTQQIVVQ; this is translated from the coding sequence ATGAGAACCTTCACTGCAATTGTCGAGCGAGATTCTGACACTAACCTCTATGTTGGTTATGTTCCTGGGTTTGTTGGAGCGCACTCCCAAGGCGAAACTTTGGATGAGTTGCACGAGAATCTTGGTGAAGTAATTGAAATGCTCCTGGAAGATGAGGAAATAGTATTCAAGACGGAGTTTGTGGGGACACAACAGATTGTGGTTCAGTAA
- a CDS encoding Uma2 family endonuclease: MTAIIIPNGFKVTSRQFDELAETNTDVRMELTAQGELITMPPTGGSAGKCNFNLYLDLGFWNRSTGLGVAFDSSTIFILPNGARRSPDVAWVRLETWQSLTPEEQDGFPPLVPDFVIELVSPSDLKKQKYKDLQGKMLEYLDNGVRLGWLIEPKTRKVEIYRQGQAVEILQNPKSLSGEDVLPGLVLNLDLIWS; encoded by the coding sequence ATGACTGCCATCATTATTCCTAATGGCTTTAAAGTGACCTCCAGACAGTTTGACGAACTTGCCGAGACGAACACAGATGTTCGCATGGAACTGACAGCACAAGGAGAATTAATTACTATGCCTCCAACGGGTGGCAGTGCTGGGAAATGCAACTTTAATCTTTACCTGGATTTAGGCTTTTGGAACCGAAGCACTGGTTTAGGTGTCGCTTTTGACTCCTCAACGATTTTTATTCTGCCCAATGGAGCCAGACGTTCTCCCGATGTGGCTTGGGTGAGGTTAGAAACCTGGCAATCCTTAACTCCAGAAGAACAAGATGGCTTCCCTCCCCTAGTTCCAGACTTTGTAATTGAATTAGTTAGCCCTAGCGACCTGAAAAAACAAAAGTATAAAGACCTACAAGGAAAGATGCTGGAATATTTAGACAATGGGGTAAGACTAGGATGGCTAATTGAGCCTAAAACTCGAAAGGTAGAAATTTATCGTCAGGGGCAGGCGGTTGAGATTCTGCAAAACCCGAAATCTCTTAGCGGAGAAGATGTCCTCCCTGGCTTGGTTCTCAACTTAGACCTGATTTGGAGCTAG